In Gimesia benthica, a single window of DNA contains:
- a CDS encoding YHS domain-containing protein, which translates to MNTSKTEAIDPICGMAVDTATALHAERDGKTFYFCSEHCREKFLSASGDSKPDDKSGGCCCE; encoded by the coding sequence ATGAACACATCCAAGACTGAAGCCATTGATCCGATCTGCGGCATGGCCGTGGACACTGCCACCGCTCTCCACGCCGAACGCGATGGAAAGACGTTCTATTTTTGCAGCGAACACTGCCGAGAAAAGTTCCTGTCAGCATCTGGAGATTCCAAGCCGGACGACAAGTCCGGTGGCTGCTGCTGTGAGTAA
- a CDS encoding methyltransferase family protein, whose product MNEPIAHSGTWGIALIVIVLASWLLYRYLAPKTWKEWASAGVVQAFIIALYAEMYGFPLTIYLLVRFFGLDQTNLNASLWSTLLGMGETGMMIAMIFGYAILFIGIGIFMEGWRELHRARQEGRLITDRLYGLVRHPQYTGLFVALFGEGVVHWPTIFSVALFPIIVLAYYLLARSEERKVEDEFGEAYREYRKRVPMFIPRWGEWRKLATTRDDTPA is encoded by the coding sequence GTGAACGAACCGATTGCACATTCCGGAACCTGGGGAATCGCCCTGATCGTGATCGTACTGGCCTCCTGGCTTCTATACCGCTATCTCGCGCCCAAGACGTGGAAGGAGTGGGCGAGCGCCGGGGTCGTCCAGGCCTTCATCATCGCCCTCTATGCGGAAATGTATGGCTTTCCGCTCACCATCTATCTGCTCGTCCGATTCTTCGGCCTCGACCAGACCAATCTCAACGCCAGCCTCTGGTCCACCCTATTGGGCATGGGAGAAACGGGCATGATGATCGCGATGATCTTCGGCTACGCGATCCTGTTCATCGGCATCGGAATTTTCATGGAGGGTTGGCGCGAGCTGCACCGCGCCCGCCAGGAAGGACGGCTGATCACGGACCGCCTCTACGGGCTCGTGCGCCACCCTCAGTACACCGGGCTCTTCGTCGCGCTTTTCGGCGAAGGAGTCGTTCATTGGCCGACCATCTTCTCGGTCGCTCTATTTCCTATCATCGTCCTCGCTTACTATTTGCTGGCGCGCAGTGAGGAACGCAAAGTTGAGGATGAATTTGGCGAGGCATATCGCGAATACCGGAAGCGCGTGCCGATGTTCATCCCGCGCTGGGGGGAATGGCGCAAGCTGGCCACGACCCGGGACGATACGCCTGCCTGA